A genome region from Betaproteobacteria bacterium includes the following:
- a CDS encoding DUF599 family protein, whose amino-acid sequence MFEWLLSYKDWLTLGQTLSPHDLVAVAFFVGVWYGYSRFAIWYGRKVPSLQGVMDVMRRTWALRMIERDNRMVDVNIVRNLTRSSQFFASTTLLILGALIALLGYVQRAADVVSELPFAIEASHRLWDIKILLLIAIFVYSFFKFSWSIRQFGFCSMVIGAAPASPQDAQESASDVANLSLIVSFASGNFNQGLRSYYFAMAALSWFLHPWLMVATTLWVVRVLYTREFHSRTLNVLRGGGIEIATSRESRQVWR is encoded by the coding sequence ATGTTCGAATGGCTCCTCAGTTACAAGGATTGGCTCACGCTCGGCCAGACCCTTTCGCCGCATGATCTGGTGGCGGTCGCGTTCTTTGTCGGCGTGTGGTACGGCTATTCCCGCTTCGCCATCTGGTACGGCCGAAAGGTGCCCAGCCTGCAGGGCGTGATGGATGTCATGCGCCGTACCTGGGCGCTGCGCATGATCGAGCGCGACAACCGCATGGTGGACGTGAACATCGTGCGCAACCTCACGCGCAGCTCGCAGTTCTTCGCCTCGACCACGCTGCTCATCCTGGGCGCGCTCATCGCCTTGCTGGGTTACGTGCAGCGCGCCGCCGATGTCGTCTCCGAGCTGCCGTTCGCGATCGAGGCGAGCCATCGGCTGTGGGACATCAAGATCCTGCTCCTGATCGCAATCTTCGTCTATTCGTTCTTCAAGTTCTCCTGGTCGATTCGCCAGTTCGGATTCTGCTCGATGGTCATCGGTGCGGCGCCGGCGTCACCGCAGGACGCGCAGGAAAGCGCCAGCGATGTTGCCAACCTGAGCTTGATCGTCTCGTTCGCGAGCGGCAATTTCAACCAGGGTCTGCGCTCGTATTATTTCGCGATGGCCGCGTTGTCGTGGTTCCTGCATCCATGGCTCATGGTGGCGACCACGCTGTGGGTCGTGCGGGTGCTCTATACGCGCGAGTTCCATTCGCGCACGCTGAACGTGCTGCGGGGCGGCGGAATCGAGATCGCTACCTCGCGCGAATCGCGACAGGTATGGCGTTGA
- a CDS encoding SMP-30/gluconolactonase/LRE family protein, translating into MFNPFQQVQLIQAELFMSMPKAFRNKRRSGWSDPNRQGAEVECFLEGPSFDRAGNLYFVDIPFGRVFKITTSKQWELVCEYDGWPNGLKIHKDGTIYIADYKRGLLVLDEKRGRVDPVLETQYSEGFKGLNDLHFASNGDLYFTDQGQTGIVDPTGYVYRLSANGELRRLANNIPSPNGITLSTTEKHCYVAVTRAQQVWRLPLMADGSVSKTGVAIQLSGGAAGPDGIEMDADNGLCVCHLGVGVWRFDANMLPTHLVHSPDPHHHHLANIAFGGPDLKTLYITESLSGDILVAQMPVAGKKLYAHM; encoded by the coding sequence ATGTTCAATCCGTTCCAGCAGGTGCAGCTCATCCAGGCCGAGCTGTTCATGTCGATGCCGAAAGCCTTTCGCAACAAGCGCAGGAGCGGCTGGTCCGATCCGAACCGGCAGGGGGCGGAAGTCGAGTGCTTCCTGGAGGGACCGTCGTTCGATCGCGCGGGCAACCTCTACTTCGTCGACATTCCGTTCGGGCGCGTCTTCAAGATCACGACCTCGAAACAGTGGGAGCTGGTGTGCGAGTACGACGGCTGGCCGAACGGGCTCAAGATCCACAAGGACGGCACCATCTACATCGCCGACTACAAGCGCGGCCTGCTCGTCCTGGACGAGAAGCGCGGGCGGGTCGATCCGGTTCTCGAAACGCAGTACAGCGAGGGGTTCAAGGGCCTGAACGACCTGCACTTCGCATCCAACGGCGATCTCTACTTCACCGACCAGGGCCAGACCGGGATCGTCGACCCGACCGGCTACGTGTATCGGCTGAGCGCGAACGGAGAATTGCGCCGGCTCGCCAACAACATCCCGAGCCCCAACGGCATCACGCTCTCGACCACCGAGAAGCACTGCTATGTGGCGGTGACGCGCGCCCAGCAGGTGTGGCGCCTGCCGCTCATGGCCGACGGCTCGGTGTCCAAGACCGGCGTGGCGATCCAGCTCTCGGGGGGTGCTGCCGGCCCCGACGGGATCGAGATGGATGCCGACAACGGCCTATGCGTATGCCATCTCGGTGTCGGCGTATGGCGCTTCGACGCCAACATGCTGCCCACGCACCTGGTGCACTCGCCCGACCCGCACCATCATCACCTCGCCAACATCGCCTTCGGCGGCCCGGACTTGAAGACGCTCTACATCACCGAGTCGCTCTCGGGCGATATCCTGGTTGCGCAGATGCCGGTCGCCGGCAAGAAGCTGTACGCTCATATGTAG
- a CDS encoding MmgE/PrpD family protein, with product MIMSSREPPSYLRTLAEFAATTRLEDVSEAARERARLIIADCIPVIAAGMQQPEMKALVARHLDRAGAGNAWVIGAGRRAGALDAALLNGTAGTWLELDEGNLFAKGHPGIQVVPAAIAVAQEAAVSGADLLLAVALGYELSSRISRAANVKLSVHPHGTYGVIGAAIAVGKLRGFTAPHMLELINCASTMGMATSRQTLLDGATVRNIFTGHSGYMGQMAAQLVACGFTGEIDSVSSVYGKVLSDTFDLERVIAGLGAEWLIAQSYFKLHPTGRYVHSAIDALEDLLGLVPGGRLDVAQIERVEVRAYMLAAMLAEKNIVSSFGARFSVPFALASILVHGRSGLAAFDDAAVSNPQVQALAQRVDLAEEPAFTARYPAEQPVALRIVMRNGTEHAGSCIVTKGEPAKPHSAQELADKFFDLGEPVWGKETARALHAGLMRLEQLGEFRAFADRFAL from the coding sequence ATGATCATGTCCAGTCGAGAACCGCCTTCCTATCTCCGAACGCTCGCCGAATTTGCCGCCACGACGCGGCTGGAGGACGTGAGCGAAGCGGCGCGCGAGCGCGCGCGCCTGATCATCGCCGATTGCATCCCCGTGATCGCGGCCGGCATGCAGCAGCCCGAGATGAAGGCGTTGGTTGCGCGCCATCTCGATCGTGCGGGCGCCGGCAACGCCTGGGTGATCGGTGCGGGCAGGCGCGCCGGCGCTCTGGACGCGGCACTCTTGAACGGCACCGCGGGCACCTGGCTCGAGCTCGACGAAGGCAACCTGTTCGCCAAGGGCCATCCGGGAATACAGGTCGTGCCTGCCGCCATCGCGGTGGCGCAGGAGGCCGCGGTCTCAGGCGCCGACCTGCTGCTGGCGGTCGCCCTGGGCTACGAGCTTTCGTCGCGCATCAGCCGCGCCGCGAACGTGAAATTGAGCGTGCATCCGCACGGAACCTACGGCGTCATCGGGGCCGCGATCGCCGTCGGCAAGCTCAGGGGCTTCACCGCGCCGCACATGCTCGAGCTCATCAACTGTGCCTCCACCATGGGCATGGCCACGAGCCGCCAGACCTTGCTCGACGGTGCGACTGTGCGCAACATCTTCACCGGTCATTCGGGTTATATGGGGCAGATGGCCGCGCAGCTGGTCGCGTGCGGCTTCACCGGCGAGATCGACAGCGTCTCCTCGGTCTACGGCAAGGTGCTTTCCGATACCTTCGATCTCGAACGGGTGATCGCGGGGCTCGGCGCCGAATGGCTGATCGCGCAGAGCTATTTCAAGCTCCACCCCACCGGCCGCTACGTCCATTCGGCGATCGATGCACTGGAAGATCTGCTTGGGCTCGTGCCGGGCGGGCGGCTCGACGTAGCGCAGATCGAGCGCGTCGAGGTGCGCGCGTACATGCTCGCCGCGATGCTGGCGGAGAAAAACATCGTCAGCAGCTTCGGCGCGCGCTTCTCCGTGCCGTTCGCGCTTGCCAGCATCCTGGTGCATGGGCGCTCCGGGCTCGCCGCCTTCGATGATGCCGCGGTGTCGAATCCACAGGTACAGGCGCTGGCACAGCGCGTCGATCTCGCGGAGGAGCCGGCGTTCACCGCCCGCTACCCGGCCGAGCAGCCGGTGGCGCTTCGCATCGTGATGCGTAACGGCACCGAGCACGCGGGAAGCTGCATCGTGACCAAAGGCGAGCCGGCCAAGCCGCACAGTGCGCAGGAGCTGGCGGACAAATTCTTCGATCTTGGCGAGCCGGTGTGGGGAAAAGAGACCGCGCGCGCGCTCCATGCCGGCCTGATGCGGCTCGAGCAGCTCGGCGAGTTTCGCGCCTTCGCCGACCGGTTCGCGTTGTAA
- a CDS encoding ABC transporter substrate-binding protein: MLAHSNAACGIAHRRRTTLLGIGAALALTAAPHLATAADTADYPSKPIRVIVGFSPGGSADLTARTVGQKLGELLGQTVVVDNRAGASGMIGGDLVARAAPDGYTLYEATMTTHGIGPNLYKKIPYDPIGSFEPLGLMVRIPLVMFAHTSVPATSVKKLVAHLKANPGKYRYSSAGNGSPPHLVAELFKLKAGVDILHIPYKGTGAAVPDLIAGQVHFMIDGPPPFLGHVKAGRLRALAAANDKRLALLPDVPTFAESGFSGMEAGLWYGMLAPKGTPRAIVERLNSAINQALHDTEVRKRFSASAIEVIGSTPEEFGRYVRAEIKRWGEVARAANIQLD, encoded by the coding sequence ATGCTTGCTCATTCGAACGCAGCCTGCGGCATTGCCCACCGGCGGCGCACAACCCTGCTCGGCATCGGCGCGGCGCTCGCGCTGACGGCGGCGCCGCATCTCGCGACGGCTGCTGATACTGCGGATTACCCGAGCAAGCCGATCCGCGTCATCGTGGGCTTCTCACCGGGAGGCTCGGCCGATCTGACCGCGCGCACGGTCGGACAGAAGCTCGGCGAGCTGCTCGGTCAGACGGTCGTGGTCGACAACCGCGCCGGCGCTTCCGGCATGATCGGTGGGGATCTGGTCGCGCGCGCAGCGCCCGACGGCTACACGCTGTACGAAGCAACCATGACCACGCACGGCATCGGGCCGAATCTTTACAAGAAGATTCCCTACGATCCGATCGGAAGTTTCGAACCGCTTGGGCTTATGGTTCGCATCCCGCTGGTGATGTTCGCGCACACCTCGGTGCCGGCCACCAGCGTCAAAAAGTTGGTCGCGCACCTGAAGGCCAATCCAGGCAAGTATCGCTATTCCAGCGCGGGCAACGGCAGTCCGCCGCACCTGGTGGCCGAGCTCTTCAAGCTCAAGGCAGGCGTCGACATCCTGCACATCCCGTACAAGGGCACGGGAGCGGCCGTGCCCGACCTGATCGCCGGCCAGGTCCACTTCATGATCGACGGCCCGCCGCCTTTCCTCGGGCACGTCAAAGCCGGTCGGCTGCGCGCGCTGGCCGCGGCGAACGACAAGCGCCTGGCGCTCCTGCCCGATGTGCCGACCTTCGCCGAAAGCGGCTTCAGCGGCATGGAAGCGGGCTTGTGGTACGGGATGCTCGCGCCCAAGGGAACGCCGCGCGCGATTGTCGAGCGGCTCAACAGCGCCATCAACCAGGCGCTGCACGACACGGAAGTGCGCAAGCGTTTTTCAGCCTCTGCAATCGAGGTGATCGGCAGCACGCCGGAAGAATTCGGCCGCTACGTGCGAGCCGAGATCAAGCGCTGGGGCGAGGTCGCGCGGGCGGCGAACATCCAGCTCGATTGA